The following coding sequences are from one Melanotaenia boesemani isolate fMelBoe1 chromosome 17, fMelBoe1.pri, whole genome shotgun sequence window:
- the LOC121657016 gene encoding UPF0500 protein C1orf216 homolog isoform X2, with protein sequence MLHHQDQHLNSVYGGTGSSSSLQNRKCDKDNNFNFLLGKEDEGFTGNGGDENRNQVRPRNLTLGRDPPSPSLPSSGFHHNPGLMSPRSRLPCWSPLEPLPEIETGDDGYGRVPPDGAEEQKMEEEGGGMMMSQSDKKRALQEMKGSGRQEGANEEDDDEWGDSDSESEFSCRSGGSMSSINMESGGEAMLMGGWDRVGVGEPKSNQQEVDSTRNGISEAAARRRSFGRKSLTGSLLGNLPEERSIDDQSSDSDGEPELMDAVWTLRDRERFKAQEMEKHQVQLTMYRRLALIRWVRTLQGRVQEQQNRLQSSFDVILTHRKELLRMGAAAAIVSSAPTAAVGQS encoded by the coding sequence ATGCTCCATCATCAGGACCAACACCTGAACTCCGTCTACGGAGGCACcggctcctcctcctcacttcAAAACAGGAAGTGTGACAAAGACAACAACTTCAATTTCCTGCTGGGAAAAGAAGATGAAGGTTTCACTGGTAACGGAGGCGATGAGAACCGGAACCAGGTGCGTCCTCGTAACTTAACGCTGGGGCGGGACCCCCCAAGCCCCTCCTTGCCTTCCTCGGGCTTTCACCACAACCCGGGACTCATGTCGCCACGCTCCCGCCTCCCCTGCTGGAGTCCCCTTGAGCCACTTCCTGAAATCGAGACCGGAGACGACGGATACGGTCGGGTGCCCCCCGATGGTGCAGAAGAGcagaagatggaggaagaaggaggaggcaTGATGATGAGTCAGAGCGATAAAAAAAGAGCGCTTCAGGAGATGAAAGGCAGTGGGAGGCAGGAGGGGGCcaatgaggaggatgatgatgagtgGGGGGACAGCGACTCGGAGTCTGAGTTCAGCTGCCGGTCCGGAGGCAGCATGTCATCCATCAACATGGAGAGCGGCGGCGAGGCGATGCTCATGGGAGGATGGGACCGCGTTGGAGTCGGGGAGCCGAAGTCCAACCAGCAGGAAGTGGATTCAACCAGAAACGGCATCAGCGAAGCGGCAGCGAGACGCAGAAGCTTTGGCCGCAAGTCACTGACGGGAAGCCTCCTGGGGAACCTGCCGGAGGAGCGCAGCATTGACGACCAGTCCTCAGATTCAGATGGTGAGCCAGAGCTCATGGACGCCGTGTGGACGCTGCGGGACCGCGAGCGCTTCAAGGCGCAGGAGATGGAGAAGCACCAGGTGCAGCTGACCATGTACCGTCGGCTGGCGCTGATCCGGTGGGTCCGCACCCTGCAGGGCCGAGTCCAGGAGCAGCAGAACCGCCTACAGTCCAGCTTCGACGTCATCCTCACCCACAGGAAGGAGCTGCTGAGGATGGGAGCTGCTGCTGCCATTGTAAGCTCCGCCCCCACCGCAGCTGTCGGCCAATCATAA
- the LOC121657016 gene encoding UPF0500 protein C1orf216 homolog isoform X1: MGEAQSRSVMLHHQDQHLNSVYGGTGSSSSLQNRKCDKDNNFNFLLGKEDEGFTGNGGDENRNQVRPRNLTLGRDPPSPSLPSSGFHHNPGLMSPRSRLPCWSPLEPLPEIETGDDGYGRVPPDGAEEQKMEEEGGGMMMSQSDKKRALQEMKGSGRQEGANEEDDDEWGDSDSESEFSCRSGGSMSSINMESGGEAMLMGGWDRVGVGEPKSNQQEVDSTRNGISEAAARRRSFGRKSLTGSLLGNLPEERSIDDQSSDSDGEPELMDAVWTLRDRERFKAQEMEKHQVQLTMYRRLALIRWVRTLQGRVQEQQNRLQSSFDVILTHRKELLRMGAAAAIVSSAPTAAVGQS; encoded by the exons ATGGG AGAGGCTCAGTCCAGGTCAGTGATGCTCCATCATCAGGACCAACACCTGAACTCCGTCTACGGAGGCACcggctcctcctcctcacttcAAAACAGGAAGTGTGACAAAGACAACAACTTCAATTTCCTGCTGGGAAAAGAAGATGAAGGTTTCACTGGTAACGGAGGCGATGAGAACCGGAACCAGGTGCGTCCTCGTAACTTAACGCTGGGGCGGGACCCCCCAAGCCCCTCCTTGCCTTCCTCGGGCTTTCACCACAACCCGGGACTCATGTCGCCACGCTCCCGCCTCCCCTGCTGGAGTCCCCTTGAGCCACTTCCTGAAATCGAGACCGGAGACGACGGATACGGTCGGGTGCCCCCCGATGGTGCAGAAGAGcagaagatggaggaagaaggaggaggcaTGATGATGAGTCAGAGCGATAAAAAAAGAGCGCTTCAGGAGATGAAAGGCAGTGGGAGGCAGGAGGGGGCcaatgaggaggatgatgatgagtgGGGGGACAGCGACTCGGAGTCTGAGTTCAGCTGCCGGTCCGGAGGCAGCATGTCATCCATCAACATGGAGAGCGGCGGCGAGGCGATGCTCATGGGAGGATGGGACCGCGTTGGAGTCGGGGAGCCGAAGTCCAACCAGCAGGAAGTGGATTCAACCAGAAACGGCATCAGCGAAGCGGCAGCGAGACGCAGAAGCTTTGGCCGCAAGTCACTGACGGGAAGCCTCCTGGGGAACCTGCCGGAGGAGCGCAGCATTGACGACCAGTCCTCAGATTCAGATGGTGAGCCAGAGCTCATGGACGCCGTGTGGACGCTGCGGGACCGCGAGCGCTTCAAGGCGCAGGAGATGGAGAAGCACCAGGTGCAGCTGACCATGTACCGTCGGCTGGCGCTGATCCGGTGGGTCCGCACCCTGCAGGGCCGAGTCCAGGAGCAGCAGAACCGCCTACAGTCCAGCTTCGACGTCATCCTCACCCACAGGAAGGAGCTGCTGAGGATGGGAGCTGCTGCTGCCATTGTAAGCTCCGCCCCCACCGCAGCTGTCGGCCAATCATAA